One Hippoglossus hippoglossus isolate fHipHip1 chromosome 5, fHipHip1.pri, whole genome shotgun sequence genomic window carries:
- the myl2a gene encoding myosin regulatory light chain 2, ventricular/cardiac muscle isoform — MAPKKAKKRSAEGANSNVFSMFEQAQIQEFKEAFTIMDQNRDGFIDKNDLRDTFAALGRLNVKQEEIDEMLKEAPGPINFTIFLTMFGEKLKGADPEETILNAFKVFDPEAKGVLRKDYVTQMLTTQADRFTPEEMVQMFAAFPPDVAGNLDYKNLVHIITHGEEKDQE; from the exons ATG GCCCCCAAGAAAGCCAAGAAGAGATCAGCAGAGGGAGCCAACTCCAATGTGTTCTCCATGTTTGAACAGGCCCAGATCCAGGAATTCAAAGAG GCCTTCACCATCATGGACCAGAACAGAGACGGCTTCATCGACAAGAACGACCTGAGGGACACGTTTGCTGCTCTAG GACGTCTCAAtgtgaaacaggaagagatCGATGAGATGCTCAAAGAGGCTCCGGGCCCCATCAACTTCACCATCTTCCTCACCATGTTCGGTGAGAAGCTGAAAG GTGCTGATCCCGAGGAAACCATCCTCAACGCATTTAAAGTCTTTGACCCTGAGGCGAAGGGTGTGCTGAGGAAGGATTA tgtgACACAGATGCTAACAACACAAGCCGACAGATTCACCCCCGAAGAG atgGTGCAGATGTTCGCTGCCTTCCCTCCAGATGTGGCAGGAAACCTGGACTACAAGAATCTGGTTCACATCATCACCCACGGAGAGGAAAAGGACCAGGAGTGA